A segment of the Mytilus galloprovincialis unplaced genomic scaffold, xbMytGall1.hap1.1 HAP1_SCAFFOLD_231, whole genome shotgun sequence genome:
aaaaagtcaTTTATAAGACACGGCCTATCATTTAACAGGAAGAAATCctgttttttatacgaccgcaaaaattgaaatttcagatttcataaataaaaagaaaatttcttcaaacatttttttgagaggattaatattcaacaacatagtgaattgctcaaaggcaaaacacaaattttaagtttattagaccacattcattctgtgtcagaaacctatgctgtgtcaactatttaatcacaatccaaatttagagctgaatccagcttgaatgttgtgtccatacttgccccaactgttcagggttcaacctctgtggtcgtttAAAGCTGCGccttgcggagcatctggttatacaaataaaatgaaatatatgaaaaaatgaatCTTCCAGAACTTTAGGAATAAATCAATATAGTTCAATTGATGTTATAAAGGTTAAAGATTTGTTCATTACTAAAATTCATGACCTTTGGGTctattttagaaaaattataagtTTTCCAAATgggaaagttattaaaaaatgtgCCACTCCTTTTCACCAGATTGGCAGTGACCCTAGTCCCAAATAATCAGGAATATCTGGTTTGAATTTATACATACTGAGGCAGTGTAACTACCATTACCACTTTAGCTCTTTCCACAATGTATGTGAATCTACATAAAGCTGTGTTTAAATTAGTTTTGAAcctttttacttatattttgtaGGTATTTGAAGGAACCTCTGGAATTGATGCCAAACATACATTATGTGAATTTACAGGAGATATTCTTAGAACTCCCGTATCAGAGGACATGTTGGGTGAGACTGATAACATTGGAGTATAACATTGCTTTACTGAGAAATATATTGATGCAGAAGCCTTACCTtaatatagaaatattaaaagtacacatgtaCAATTGTTTAGCCTATAGCTAGCATTTGAGGTGAAACTTAGAATTTCaaagattaaataaaaattaacaacagAGACTGTAAAGCTATTTGATATTGAACAAACATTTCttatgtatatgtttttatttcatgtttttttcaggTCGTGTATTCAATGGTTCAGGTAAACCTATAGATAGAGGACCACCAGTATTAGCAGAGGACTTCTTGGATATTCAAGGTaaaaatctttagttttattagataatgaaaatgaaaactaCAGAATGCTTTTTTCTAAAATAGACCCAAAGGTCATGAATCTTAACAGATTTTATATGAAAGTATGATTTGAGAAAGTCACTATTCATATTCAATGAAACTAGATTTTTAACTGCTTTTCTCATTACCCaagataaaaagaagaaaatgtcAAAGCCCAATTCTTATTATTTTGAACCCCCTGTAACCACTTCCAAATTTTAGTGAATCTGCTTCCTAAGTAAAATTTGTATACATTCACAACTAAGGGTATATGTAAAGTAAGTAATATCAGTAAATCCCTAAGAATATCAAGAAAGAATATGAAGTAACTAAACAATCTACCAGCATGTATAATGTAATCGTGTTGGAAAAGCACaactatttataaacatttaaacatataaaatgatttatatttttgacTTTATACACATATTTTAGGACACACTATGAATCCATGGTCTTGTATTTTCCCATATTTTGAAACCATGATCACTGTTCAtactatattatttttatttttattttaggacAACCTATCAATCCCTGGTCTCGTATTTACCCAGAGGAAATGATCCAGACAGGAATATCAGCTATAGATGGTATGAACAGTATTGCCAGAGGACAGAAAATTCCTATCTTCTCTGCTGCTGGTTTACCTCACAATGAAGTAAGAGTCACGTTGATAGCTTTCTATGACATTGTTTTTAATGTTAGGGGTAATTTATAAGTAAATTAACAGATTCAGAAATGaacagggaatattttttttaaaattgaatgttATATAATTGAGCAGAAAACAAGCAAAAGAAATCAAATAcagtttaatataattatttttttcttatttctgggCTTTAGGAGCTCGAGGGGGAGACAACTcaaactccaaagaaaatttacAAGTCTATGATTATTTGATATAGTTATAAATATGACAATCAGTTTGCCTTTCAGTTCTAAGTTTAAAGTTGTTAAATTTTGCAAACTTTCCTTATTATAACTTTATTTAGCTGCATAGTACGATGTGTATTTGTTATAATGGCTTTTATAGATTGCTGCACAGATTTGTAGACAGGGTGGTCTTGTCAAAGTTCCAGGGAAAAGTGTATTAGATGATCACGATGACAACTTTGCTATTGTGTTTGCAGCTATGGGTGTAAGTATTACATCTGATATACAAACTCATTACTTGATTTTAGCTGAAAATGGAAATGTAGAGATAACACCAATTGCTTTTTCAAGTATTGTGAGAATATAGATACgaagtttttttatgaaacttattttcagtctctaacatgtctaatgttGATGTcattcaatagaaataaaaaaagaaatgatctaTAAACACTGTgagattatttttaattttgaaatttcgtACAATGTCTTTTAGGTCAATATGGAAACTGCTCGATTTTTCAAACAAGACTTTGAAGAGAATGGTTCTATGGAAAATGTGTGTCTTTTCTTGAACTTAGCTAATGATCCAACGTAAGTACTTAATAAAGCTGTATTCAAATTAGAACAAATCATTGAAACAAAAACACTGAAAGGTTGGTAATGGAAAtaatactttttgatattttgacaaACAATGGAAATTGTTACAGTTGCCTATAACTAAAACTTTTTATTGTCTTATTTCAGCATTGAACGTATCATCACTCCTAGAATTGCTTTGACAACAGCAGAATTTTTAGCTTACCAGTGTGAGAAACACGTGTTGGTCATTTTAACAGACATGAGCTCTTATGCTGATGCTTTGAGAGAGGTTGGTTTTCTACATTCAGTTTGAACTCAACATTAATGAATTTAAGTTTATTCatgtcataaaaaaatcaatgaacaaaagttaaatatatcaatttgatacaaactcatcaaagataccaggcttataaacttttcaatatgaaaatatgaaaatttgctCATGAAATGTAAAAACGAAGAATATTTTTATGTTACTAGTATACAAGttcttatgttgttttattttaatcaatcATTTTGTGTTTTACAGGTATCAGCTGCCAGAGAAGAGGTACCAGGTCGTCGTGGTTTCCCAGGTTAC
Coding sequences within it:
- the LOC143061124 gene encoding V-type proton ATPase subunit B isoform X2; the encoded protein is MLGRVFNGSGKPIDRGPPVLAEDFLDIQGQPINPWSRIYPEEMIQTGISAIDGMNSIARGQKIPIFSAAGLPHNEIAAQICRQGGLVKVPGKSVLDDHDDNFAIVFAAMGVNMETARFFKQDFEENGSMENVCLFLNLANDPTIERIITPRIALTTAEFLAYQCEKHVLVILTDMSSYADALREVSAAREEVPGRRGFPGYMYTDLATIYERAGRVEGRNGSITQIPILTMPNDDITHPIPDLTGYITEGQIYVDRQLHNRQIYPPINVLPSLSRLMKSAIGEGMTREDHSDVSNQLYACYAIGKDVQAMKAVVGEEALTPEDLLYLEFLTKFEKNFISQGHYENRTIFESLDIGWQLLRIFPKEMLKRIPQSTLAKYYPRDTQKSAGAAAHPDQSTQL